The Anaerolineae bacterium genomic sequence CGCCCGCCTCCGCCCGGCGACGGTACTCCTCGTCCACCTCGAGCAGCAAGCTCACTGGGGGCCGCTCGGGGGGTTCCTCTCGCCCCGACACCTGCCGCCTGCGGGTGGCTGCCGCCCGGCTCAGCAGACCGGACAGGTAGATGCGGACCGCTTCCACCCTCTCCGGGCCGAAGCCCGGCACCTTCTCCAGCCGGCCATCGTAGGCGGCCTGCTCCAACTCCTCCAGCGTCCTTATGTCGAGTGCCTCCACGATCCGGTTGGCCAGTTCCTCCCCTATCTCCGGCACCTGGGAGAAGGCCGCCCTGGGGTCCACCTCCGCCTCCAGCCGATCCAGCAGGTCGGACCGACCGGTCCGCACGTACTCCACGATCAGGCCCATCAGCCGCTCGCCGACGCCTGGAATGTCATCTAGCTCTGCCTCCCTTCCCTGCAGAACCAGGTCGCTAACGTTCTTCTCCGTTGAGCGTATGCTCTCGGCTGCGTTGCGATAAGCCCCCACGCGAAAGGGGTTCTCTCCCTGCGCTTCCAGCAGGGCCGCGATGCGCTCGAGCAGACGAGCGATCTCCTCGTTGCTGGGGCTCTGAGCCGCCATCCTGACCTCCCAGATCTCACCCTGGAGCCGGGCCGGTGCCATGCCAGCTCGGCCGACTAACGCCAACACCCGCCTTATAGCGCCCCCCAACCACGACAGTCAATGCCTCCAGGGGCTCGGGCCTCTTTCGCCCACCGGGCCCGGGTTTGACTTCAGAGAGGGATGGAAGGACACTGCTCCCGTCACCAGCGATTTCAGGAGGGCTTGATGGAGCGGGGAGGCATAGCGGCTCAGCTCTATACCGTGCGCGACCACATGAAGACTCGAGACGAGATTGCCACCTCTCTGGCCAAGGTGCGGGAGGCTGGTTACCGGGCAGTGGAGATGGCGGGCCTAGGCCCGCTGACGGCCCCCGAGTGGAAGGGCCTCTTGGACCGCGAGGGCCTGACGGCGTGTAGCAGTCACACCGCCATGGACAGGATTCAGACCGATCTCGAAGCAGTGATAGAGGAGCACCGGCTGTGGGGTGCAGAGCAGGTCAATATCCCCTCCATGCCCCAACACTATCGAGACCAGGGACAGGAAGGCTTCCGCCGTTTTGCCCGCGAGGCCAGCGAGCTGGGCCGCCGCCTAGGCGATGCCGGGCTCCGGCTAGGTTACCACAACCACAGCTTCGAGTTCGTGCGCTTTGGCCCCCACACCGGCATGCACCTCATCCTGGAGAACAGCGACCCACGCGACCTCATGGCTCAGATAGACACCTACTGGGTGCAGCACGGCGGCGGCGACCCCGCGGCCTGGATCCGACTGGTCAAGGGACGCATCCCCGTCGTCCACGTCAAGGACATGGTCATCGCCGACGGCGGC encodes the following:
- a CDS encoding sugar phosphate isomerase/epimerase, which gives rise to MERGGIAAQLYTVRDHMKTRDEIATSLAKVREAGYRAVEMAGLGPLTAPEWKGLLDREGLTACSSHTAMDRIQTDLEAVIEEHRLWGAEQVNIPSMPQHYRDQGQEGFRRFAREASELGRRLGDAGLRLGYHNHSFEFVRFGPHTGMHLILENSDPRDLMAQIDTYWVQHGGGDPAAWIRLVKGRIPVVHVKDMVIADGGQVFAEVGEGNLNWPAIMDACRYAGVRWYVVEQDRTRRDPFESLAISYEYLKKLGAE
- a CDS encoding DNA-binding protein, whose protein sequence is MAAQSPSNEEIARLLERIAALLEAQGENPFRVGAYRNAAESIRSTEKNVSDLVLQGREAELDDIPGVGERLMGLIVEYVRTGRSDLLDRLEAEVDPRAAFSQVPEIGEELANRIVEALDIRTLEELEQAAYDGRLEKVPGFGPERVEAVRIYLSGLLSRAAATRRRQVSGREEPPERPPVSLLLEVDEEYRRRAEAGELRKIAPRRFNPEGEAWLPVLETEKDGWSFSALYSNTARAHELGKTRDWVVIYYEREGREGQATVVTATGGRLEGKRVVRGREPESRRYYSEG